A genomic segment from Necator americanus strain Aroian chromosome III, whole genome shotgun sequence encodes:
- a CDS encoding hypothetical protein (NECATOR_CHRIII.G13011.T1), giving the protein MKVILLLSLLLVVDVFSLNKTSTTDNFDTGAAGNETVADSKEARESVIMKKHKLLVFPYGTQIGMGIGSLVDGIVGLATAISGLGGGMGGSCCGMGRPGGGMGGPGGGMGGPGGGMGGPGGGMGGSGGGMGGLGGGMGPPGGGMGGLGGGMGGLGGGMGGLGGGMGGLAG; this is encoded by the exons ATGAAAGTCATTCTGCTGCTTTCACTTCTCCTTGTTGTTGATGTGTTCTCGCTCAACAAAACCTCTACTACCGACAATTTTGACACCGGTGCTGCAG GAAACGAAACAGTTGCGGATTCCAAGGAAGCAAGAGAGAGCGTCATTATGAAAAAACATAAGCTTCTCGTATTCCCATATGGCACGC aaattggaatGGGCATCGGTT CGCTTGTTGATGGAATCGTCGGACTCGCTACTGCAATCAGCGGACTCGGTGGTGGAATGGGCGGATCCTGTTGTGGAATGGGCCGACCCGGTGGTGGAATGGGCGGACCCGGTGGTGGAATGGGCGGACCCGGTGGTGGAATGGGCGGACCCGGTGGTGGAATGGGCGGATCCGGTGGTGGAATGGGCGGACTCGGTGGTGGAATGGGCCCACCCGGTGGTGGAATGGGCGGACTCGGTGGTGGAATGGGCGGACTCGGTGGTGGAATGGGCGGACTCGGTGGTGGAATGGGCGGACTCGCTGGTTAG
- a CDS encoding hypothetical protein (NECATOR_CHRIII.G13012.T1), translating to MLLLNHLICIEATANLLTLRDFTLVTTWAELASKSNEEYGVWLADRGLQWKKRLCPYCGSPVNVVKQANVDSLHKC from the coding sequence ATGCTGCTTTTGAACCATTTAATTTGCATAGAGGCTACTGCTAACCTGCTGACTCTTCGTGACTTCACTCTGGTTACTACTTGGGcggagcttgcatcgaagtcgAACGAGGAATATGGTGTATGGCTcgctgatcgtggattgcAGTGGAAGAAGCGACTTTGCCCCTACTGTGGAAGCCCCGTTAACGTCGTTAAGCAGGCGAATGTGGATAGCCTTCATAAATGCTAA
- a CDS encoding hypothetical protein (NECATOR_CHRIII.G13013.T1) — translation MKVILLISLLLVVDVFSLNKTWTTDNFDTGVEGNETKEEARKSVGMKEHKLNPFVLAGISAGIRGLVGGVFDFFRKKKEGS, via the exons ATGAAAGTCATTCTGCTGATTTCACTTCTCCTTGTTGTTGATGTGTTCTCGTTGAACAAAACCTGGACTACCGACAATTTTGACACCGGCGTTGAGG GAAACGAAACAAAGGAAGAAGCAAGAAAGAGCGTTGGTATGAAAGAACATAAACTAAACCCTTTTGTTCTAGCTG gaatttcGGCGGGCATCCGTG GGCTTGTTGGTGGAGTCTTCGATTTCTTTcgtaagaagaaagaaggatcATAA
- a CDS encoding hypothetical protein (NECATOR_CHRIII.G13014.T1), with amino-acid sequence MQDAARGTLPVLMPRKEFVLASAENKSTYNSTCAASSTGYFSQEKCLRKKLHHQLQKDRIQIGWTSRVKVFEKAWEYKNPQKTYALLKQYYGKTKRCSPFLNSVCAVAVGETSLPIWRDHLNSLLKRQAPSVPQLVNSQRPTFIALNVGGSGLCLSLFCLGSAGATMKV; translated from the coding sequence AtgcaggacgctgcaaggggaACGCTTCCGGTTCTAATGCCGCGGAAAGAGTTTGTacttgcatctgcggaaaacAAATCCACGTATAATTCTACATGCGCTGCCAGCAGCACCGGCTATTTCAGCCAGGAAAAGTGTCTGAGAAAGAAGTTGCACCACCAACTTCAAAAGGACCGAATTCAAATCGGATGGACGTCAAGAGTGAAGGTGTTCGAGAAGGCATGGGAGTATAAGAACCCGCAGAAAACCTATGCTTTACTGAAACAGTATTACGGTAAGacgaaaagatgttctccattCCTCAACAGCGTCTGTGCTGTGGCTGTCGGTGAAACAagccttccaatttggagggatcaccTCAATTCCTTGTTGAAACGGCAAGCACCTTCAGTCCCACAACTAGTGAACTCTCAAAGACCGACATTCATCGCGCTCAATGTCGGAGGTTCTGGATTGTGTCTGAGTTTGTTCTGCCTAGGCAGCGCAGGAGCCACAATGAAAGTTTGA
- a CDS encoding hypothetical protein (NECATOR_CHRIII.G13015.T1), translating to MLEVDPHHQRSQAARLPIWNLAHYDVGISNLSSTVWSDANRSTGFEEFVEFKLEEATLLRKRKLWTEAVKEDLRTLGVDWQFRRVGFRWTWNSDEWIDSVQALAEDREGWAELC from the exons atgcttgaggtcgacccccatcaccaacgaagccAAGCTGCGCGTCTTCCTATTTGGAATTTGGCCCATTATGATGTAGGGATCAGCAACTTGAGCAGCACCGTCTGGAGTGATG CAAATCGTTCAACGGgttttgaggagtttgtcgaattcaagctggaagaggccacctTGCTTCGAAAACGGAAACTGTGGACTGAGGCTGTGAAAGAGGACTTGAGGACACTCGGTGTGGAttggcagttcaggcgagtaGGGTTTCGCTGgacatggaatagcgacgaatggattgattccgtGCAAGccctcgcagaagatcgagaaggttgggcagagctatgctGA
- a CDS encoding hypothetical protein (NECATOR_CHRIII.G13016.T1), which translates to MKVVLLLSLLLVVDVFSLNKTWTTDNFDTGAEGNETKEEARKSVGMKKHKVVPPLALGLAAGIGGIVGGFLGYYGWRIAG; encoded by the exons ATGAAAGTCGTTCTGCTGCTTTCACTTCTCCTTGTTGTTGATGTGTTCTCGCTCAACAAAACCTGGACTACCGACAATTTTGACACCGGCGCTGAGG GAAACGAAACAAAGGAAGAAGCAAGGAAGAGCGTTGGtatgaaaaaacacaaagtaGTTCCACCGCTTGCACTTG GACTTGCGGCAGGCATCGGTG GGATCGTTGGTGGATTCCTCGGATACTATGGTTGGAGGATTGCAGGATAA
- a CDS encoding hypothetical protein (NECATOR_CHRIII.G13017.T1), which produces MDVNRNVAVNECPVCGAQDGLYSVEYASAREPLFKVMRNLTKGTRMGLEQAEPRPLCETTLAFPIIYR; this is translated from the exons ATGGATGTCAATCGCAA TGTTGCTGTGAATGAATGTCCAGTTTGCGGCGCA CAAGATGGATTGTACTCGGTA GAATACGCGTCAGCTCGTGAGCCTCTCTTCAAAGTGATGAGAAACCTAACGAAAGGCACGCGAATGGGTTTGGAGCAGGCGGAGCCCCGACCTCTATGTGAAACAACTCTTGCGTTTCCTATAATATACCGATAG
- a CDS encoding hypothetical protein (NECATOR_CHRIII.G13018.T1) has translation MISCGTEGKCICGEAYRLLRRSRTHLKTKLRFRIWFFYQKGFLSKEGISMKFTIHSGKERRSTPSQNS, from the exons ATGATTTCATGTGGAACTGAGGGAAAATGTATTTGTGGGGAG GCGTATAGGCTTTT ACGAAGAAGTCGTACACATCTCAAG ACTAAGTTGCGGTTCCGAATTTGGTTTTTCTACCAAAAGGGTTTTCTATCAAAAGAAGGGATCAGCATGAAATTCACTATTCACTCtgggaaagaaagaagatcg ACACCATCTCAAAACTCTTGA